The following coding sequences lie in one Eschrichtius robustus isolate mEscRob2 chromosome 10, mEscRob2.pri, whole genome shotgun sequence genomic window:
- the FCN2 gene encoding ficolin-2 isoform X3 — protein MEQPAVAMAIRPAVLAIAFLGTVASAPDTCPEVKLVGLEGSDKLSILRGCPGLPGPAGPKGEAGASGQKGERGSPGVPGKAGPAGPKGDRGEKGAGGEKGEPGQLHSCATGPRTCKELLTRGHFLSGWHTIYLPDCRPLTVLCDMDVDGGGWTVFQRRSDGSVDFYRDWTAYKQGFGSQLGEFWLGNDNIHALTAQGSSELRVDLMDFEGNHQFAKYQSFKMAGEAEEYKLVLGAFVEGSAGADQMRGYQGHCISRGMLPGVM, from the exons ATGGAGCAGCCTGCAGTGGCCATGGCCATCAGGCCCGCAGTGCTGGCCATCGCCTTCCTGGGCACCGTAGCCTCCGCCCCCGACACCTGTCCAG AGGTGAAGCTGGTGGGTCTGGAGGGCTCCGACAAGCTCTCCATCCTCCGAGGCTGCCCGGGGCTGCCCGGACCCGCAGGGCCCAAGGGAGAGGCAGGCGCCAGTGGACAGAAGG GGGAACGAGGTTCTCCCGGAGTCCCTGGGAAGGCAGGGCCGGCCGGGCCCAAAG GAGACCGAGGGGAAAAGGGCGCGGGCGGAGAGAAAG GAGAGCCAGGGCAGCTTCATTCCTGTGCCACAG GACCTCGGACCTGTAAGGAGCTGCTCACCAGGGGGCACTTTCTGAGTGGCTGGCACACCATCTACCTGCCCGACTGCCGGCCCCTGACCGTGCTGTGTGACATGGACGTGGACGGCGGGGGGTGGACC GTTTTCCAGCGAAGGAGTGACGGCTCCGTGGACTTCTACCGGGACTGGACCGCGTACAAGCAGGGCTTCGGCAGTCAGCTGGGAGAGTTCTGGCTGGGGAATGACAACATCCACGCCCTGACCGCCCAGG GAAGCAGCGAGCTCCGGGTAGACCTCATGGACTTTGAAGGCAACCACCAATTTGCCAAGTACCAGTCATTCAAGATGGCGGGTGAGGCAGAGGAGTACAAGCTGGTCCTGGGAGCCTTTGTCGAGGGCAGCGCAG GAGCAGACCAGATGAGGGGATACCAAGGCCACTGCATCAGCAGAGGGATGCTTCCTGGGGTCATGTGA
- the FCN2 gene encoding ficolin-2 isoform X1: protein MEQPAVAMAIRPAVLAIAFLGTVASAPDTCPEVKLVGLEGSDKLSILRGCPGLPGPAGPKGEAGASGQKGERGSPGVPGKAGPAGPKGDRGEKGAGGEKGEPGQLHSCATGPRTCKELLTRGHFLSGWHTIYLPDCRPLTVLCDMDVDGGGWTVFQRRSDGSVDFYRDWTAYKQGFGSQLGEFWLGNDNIHALTAQGSSELRVDLMDFEGNHQFAKYQSFKMAGEAEEYKLVLGAFVEGSAGDSLTSHNNHAFSTKDQDNDKNTANCAVQYQGAWWYNNCHVSNLNGRYLGGPHESFANGINWRSGKGYNYSYKVSEMKVRAT from the exons ATGGAGCAGCCTGCAGTGGCCATGGCCATCAGGCCCGCAGTGCTGGCCATCGCCTTCCTGGGCACCGTAGCCTCCGCCCCCGACACCTGTCCAG AGGTGAAGCTGGTGGGTCTGGAGGGCTCCGACAAGCTCTCCATCCTCCGAGGCTGCCCGGGGCTGCCCGGACCCGCAGGGCCCAAGGGAGAGGCAGGCGCCAGTGGACAGAAGG GGGAACGAGGTTCTCCCGGAGTCCCTGGGAAGGCAGGGCCGGCCGGGCCCAAAG GAGACCGAGGGGAAAAGGGCGCGGGCGGAGAGAAAG GAGAGCCAGGGCAGCTTCATTCCTGTGCCACAG GACCTCGGACCTGTAAGGAGCTGCTCACCAGGGGGCACTTTCTGAGTGGCTGGCACACCATCTACCTGCCCGACTGCCGGCCCCTGACCGTGCTGTGTGACATGGACGTGGACGGCGGGGGGTGGACC GTTTTCCAGCGAAGGAGTGACGGCTCCGTGGACTTCTACCGGGACTGGACCGCGTACAAGCAGGGCTTCGGCAGTCAGCTGGGAGAGTTCTGGCTGGGGAATGACAACATCCACGCCCTGACCGCCCAGG GAAGCAGCGAGCTCCGGGTAGACCTCATGGACTTTGAAGGCAACCACCAATTTGCCAAGTACCAGTCATTCAAGATGGCGGGTGAGGCAGAGGAGTACAAGCTGGTCCTGGGAGCCTTTGTCGAGGGCAGCGCAG GTGATTCCCTGACGTCCCACAACAACCACGCCTTCTCCACCAAAGACCAAGACAACGACAAAAATACTGCAAATTGTGCGGTGCAGTACCAGGGGGCCTGGTGGTACAACAATTGTCATGTGTCAAACCTGAACGGTCGCTACCTTGGGGGGCCCCACGAGAGCTTTGCAAACGGCATCAACTGGAGGTCAGGGAAGGGGTACAACTACAGCTACAAGGTGTCGGAGATGAAGGTGCGGGCCACCTAG
- the FCN2 gene encoding ficolin-2 isoform X2, whose amino-acid sequence MAIRPAVLAIAFLGTVASAPDTCPEVKLVGLEGSDKLSILRGCPGLPGPAGPKGEAGASGQKGERGSPGVPGKAGPAGPKGTKGDRGEKGAGGEKGEPGQLHSCATGPRTCKELLTRGHFLSGWHTIYLPDCRPLTVLCDMDVDGGGWTVFQRRSDGSVDFYRDWTAYKQGFGSQLGEFWLGNDNIHALTAQGSSELRVDLMDFEGNHQFAKYQSFKMAGEAEEYKLVLGAFVEGSAGDSLTSHNNHAFSTKDQDNDKNTANCAVQYQGAWWYNNCHVSNLNGRYLGGPHESFANGINWRSGKGYNYSYKVSEMKVRAT is encoded by the exons ATGGCCATCAGGCCCGCAGTGCTGGCCATCGCCTTCCTGGGCACCGTAGCCTCCGCCCCCGACACCTGTCCAG AGGTGAAGCTGGTGGGTCTGGAGGGCTCCGACAAGCTCTCCATCCTCCGAGGCTGCCCGGGGCTGCCCGGACCCGCAGGGCCCAAGGGAGAGGCAGGCGCCAGTGGACAGAAGG GGGAACGAGGTTCTCCCGGAGTCCCTGGGAAGGCAGGGCCGGCCGGGCCCAAAGGTACCAAAG GAGACCGAGGGGAAAAGGGCGCGGGCGGAGAGAAAG GAGAGCCAGGGCAGCTTCATTCCTGTGCCACAG GACCTCGGACCTGTAAGGAGCTGCTCACCAGGGGGCACTTTCTGAGTGGCTGGCACACCATCTACCTGCCCGACTGCCGGCCCCTGACCGTGCTGTGTGACATGGACGTGGACGGCGGGGGGTGGACC GTTTTCCAGCGAAGGAGTGACGGCTCCGTGGACTTCTACCGGGACTGGACCGCGTACAAGCAGGGCTTCGGCAGTCAGCTGGGAGAGTTCTGGCTGGGGAATGACAACATCCACGCCCTGACCGCCCAGG GAAGCAGCGAGCTCCGGGTAGACCTCATGGACTTTGAAGGCAACCACCAATTTGCCAAGTACCAGTCATTCAAGATGGCGGGTGAGGCAGAGGAGTACAAGCTGGTCCTGGGAGCCTTTGTCGAGGGCAGCGCAG GTGATTCCCTGACGTCCCACAACAACCACGCCTTCTCCACCAAAGACCAAGACAACGACAAAAATACTGCAAATTGTGCGGTGCAGTACCAGGGGGCCTGGTGGTACAACAATTGTCATGTGTCAAACCTGAACGGTCGCTACCTTGGGGGGCCCCACGAGAGCTTTGCAAACGGCATCAACTGGAGGTCAGGGAAGGGGTACAACTACAGCTACAAGGTGTCGGAGATGAAGGTGCGGGCCACCTAG